The following proteins are co-located in the Maridesulfovibrio sp. genome:
- a CDS encoding E2/UBC family protein codes for MDMRVDFELLEVDKLFLNEYGLPWEAINDGSSWILIHNFPTGSGYNHSHVIAAVRMETGYPNAQLDMVYFYPPLARVDGVAINATQVTQEIDGKGYQRWSRHRTGQNPWRPGVDNLESHVTLVEDWLEREFE; via the coding sequence ATGGATATGAGAGTAGATTTTGAATTGCTGGAAGTAGATAAACTGTTTTTGAATGAATATGGCCTCCCGTGGGAGGCCATAAACGACGGATCGTCATGGATTTTAATTCATAATTTCCCGACAGGTTCAGGATACAACCATAGCCACGTTATAGCTGCCGTCAGAATGGAAACTGGTTATCCCAATGCACAGTTGGACATGGTGTATTTTTATCCCCCTTTGGCTAGAGTTGATGGTGTTGCAATCAATGCGACACAGGTAACGCAAGAAATTGACGGCAAAGGTTATCAGCGGTGGTCTCGACACAGAACTGGTCAGAATCCTTGGCGGCCCGGTGTTGATAATTTGGAAAGTCATGTGACTCTTGTCGAAGATTGGCTTGAAAGGGAGTTTGAATAA
- a CDS encoding helix-turn-helix transcriptional regulator, with protein MLLNFSKEWCIRKAREEYGYNINAGSDLSLRHTNCEYNSCSTTQYDGARVAFGKLIFQLRQKNNLSYEDLARKANIDLKELKNIEINACCIPTPRTVYTLANFFNLNITKLLQLAGLTEKREKRIEEKALAFAASSEPLKKLSSEEIEILETFVAVLSEKE; from the coding sequence ATGCTATTAAATTTTTCAAAAGAATGGTGCATTAGGAAGGCTAGAGAAGAGTACGGCTACAACATAAATGCTGGTAGCGATCTCTCTTTACGACATACAAATTGCGAATACAATTCTTGCTCCACTACGCAATATGATGGTGCGAGGGTTGCTTTTGGCAAATTAATATTTCAGCTAAGACAAAAAAACAACCTTTCCTATGAAGATCTAGCAAGAAAAGCCAATATAGATTTAAAAGAACTTAAAAACATTGAAATAAACGCATGTTGCATTCCAACACCACGGACAGTTTATACATTAGCCAATTTTTTCAATTTAAATATAACAAAACTATTGCAACTTGCAGGTTTAACAGAAAAAAGAGAAAAAAGAATTGAAGAAAAAGCTTTAGCATTTGCTGCTAGTTCTGAACCTTTAAAAAAACTATCCTCCGAAGAAATCGAAATATTAGAAACTTTTGTTGCTGTATTATCTGAAAAAGAATAA
- a CDS encoding multiubiquitin domain-containing protein, with protein MHDEDYSFVIDGTEFAIDDPKVTGRQLLEVAGKFPVDEFLIFQFLKSGQLEELRLDEKVDLSENDTEEFFCFKSSESYRFTVNGRRFEWGDASIAAGMVLRLAKVAPDAASLWLEVRGCEPDRLISLEESVALDPTGIERLYTSEKDPVVEYKIKVNGKEFSVTTDQLTGREILELASLTPAENYTLRLKISGERPRKVRLDEEVDLTKPGVEKFKALPRDQTEG; from the coding sequence ATGCACGATGAAGATTACAGCTTTGTTATTGATGGTACTGAATTCGCTATCGATGACCCCAAAGTCACTGGCCGCCAGCTTCTTGAGGTTGCTGGGAAGTTCCCTGTTGATGAATTTCTTATCTTTCAGTTTCTGAAGAGCGGACAGCTTGAAGAGCTCCGCTTAGACGAAAAAGTTGATCTGAGTGAAAATGACACTGAAGAGTTCTTTTGTTTCAAAAGCTCAGAATCTTATCGGTTTACAGTCAACGGAAGGCGATTTGAGTGGGGAGATGCATCGATTGCGGCCGGGATGGTTTTAAGGTTGGCAAAAGTTGCCCCTGATGCTGCGAGCCTGTGGCTTGAGGTTCGTGGCTGTGAGCCTGACAGGCTGATTAGCCTTGAAGAGTCCGTTGCCCTTGATCCTACCGGGATTGAACGCCTTTATACTTCCGAGAAAGATCCCGTTGTTGAGTATAAAATTAAAGTTAACGGTAAAGAGTTCTCAGTCACTACGGATCAGCTTACAGGGCGGGAAATTTTAGAGCTCGCAAGTTTGACTCCTGCAGAGAACTATACATTGCGGTTGAAAATTTCTGGTGAAAGGCCGCGGAAAGTAAGACTTGATGAAGAGGTTGATCTTACAAAGCCCGGTGTTGAAAAGTTTAAAGCTCTTCCGCGAGATCAGACAGAGGGATAA
- a CDS encoding ThiF family adenylyltransferase, translating into MSKEYILTFTEEQHLALKAHFYAGDGKEGVAFAVCGQCKGAKRHRLLVQEVIIVPNASCSFRSDCAVTWSTDLIEPLLDKIEGKRLSVVKIHSHPNGLSSFSKVDDQSDSALLSVLNGYLENDVPHGSAVMLVNGHMFGRIWDKKNELIPLTSINVVGDDLHYWYSHQCERGKCDFTASHAQLFGKGTTERLRELSVAIVGCSGTGSPLAEQLARLGVKRLTLIDDDIIEARNVNRIYNSTMADVSAGKKKVELTKCALDRIGIETDINAIPYNLWDPRSVKAVAECDIVFGCMDSVDGRYLLNSIATYYMLPYFDIGIRLEADPTGIEQGAIREVCGTIHYLQPGRSSLVSRGLFSMDDVSSAGLRRVDPQAYSTQEAEGYISGVVETSPAVISVNTLGASLAVNELLSRLHPYREEGNSEYSQVIFSLSSMEIFGEPEDNSCLMFRDKVGVGDITPLLGMPELSVRSR; encoded by the coding sequence ATGTCTAAGGAATACATTTTAACATTTACCGAAGAGCAGCATCTAGCATTGAAGGCGCATTTTTATGCAGGAGATGGCAAAGAAGGTGTCGCATTTGCTGTTTGTGGCCAATGCAAGGGGGCAAAACGGCATCGCTTGTTAGTGCAGGAAGTCATTATAGTTCCTAATGCTAGCTGCTCCTTTCGGTCTGACTGTGCGGTTACTTGGTCAACTGACCTTATAGAACCTTTATTGGACAAAATTGAAGGTAAAAGACTGTCCGTGGTTAAGATTCATAGTCATCCGAATGGTCTTTCCTCTTTTTCAAAGGTTGATGATCAGAGTGATTCTGCTTTGTTGTCTGTACTAAATGGTTATTTAGAGAATGACGTGCCCCACGGTAGTGCTGTAATGCTGGTTAATGGGCATATGTTTGGTCGTATTTGGGATAAAAAAAATGAATTAATACCCTTAACTTCAATTAACGTTGTGGGTGATGATTTGCACTACTGGTATAGTCATCAGTGTGAGCGTGGTAAATGTGATTTTACTGCTTCGCACGCACAACTTTTTGGCAAGGGGACAACTGAGAGGTTGCGTGAACTCTCAGTTGCTATTGTCGGTTGCTCAGGGACAGGTAGCCCTCTTGCAGAGCAGCTTGCCCGGCTTGGGGTGAAGCGGCTTACTTTAATCGACGATGATATAATTGAAGCTCGCAATGTTAACCGTATTTATAATTCAACAATGGCTGATGTCAGCGCAGGAAAAAAGAAAGTTGAACTTACTAAATGCGCTTTAGACAGAATTGGAATTGAAACTGATATAAACGCTATCCCTTATAATTTGTGGGATCCAAGATCTGTAAAAGCTGTAGCTGAATGCGATATTGTCTTCGGGTGCATGGATTCGGTTGATGGTCGCTACCTTCTTAATTCCATAGCGACTTACTATATGCTTCCATACTTTGATATTGGAATACGTTTGGAGGCCGATCCTACAGGTATTGAACAGGGGGCAATTCGAGAAGTTTGCGGTACTATACATTATTTACAGCCTGGCCGTTCTAGTCTTGTGAGTAGAGGGCTGTTTAGCATGGATGATGTTTCGAGTGCAGGTTTGCGTCGTGTTGACCCTCAGGCATATTCAACTCAGGAAGCTGAAGGTTACATTTCAGGTGTTGTTGAGACAAGTCCTGCTGTGATTAGTGTGAATACATTAGGCGCATCTCTCGCGGTAAATGAATTGTTGAGCCGTCTTCATCCCTACAGGGAAGAGGGCAACTCAGAATATTCACAAGTTATATTTAGTCTGTCGAGTATGGAAATTTTTGGCGAGCCAGAAGATAATTCTTGCCTTATGTTTCGTGATAAAGTTGGTGTTGGCGATATTACCCCTTTGTTAGGCATGCCCGAACTTTCTGTAAGGAGTCGTTAG
- a CDS encoding DUF4347 domain-containing protein, with protein sequence MRLEERIVLDGAAAVVVEQAAQAMADAHIVDNTADANATQDSHAEHDAKDTAKADSGSAETAEAPDVAALLKAVAPQGNQPVGVAPAKDNTATAVLKDNSQPEEDPVTVLVASSGLADVNDLLGAAKENVVTVTYDGDSANPDDIFNKIESALDGKQAASIGFASHSIGSGSIHLGGDYSVDADTLLSNLEMTEFWKNVGSLVESDGHIDLLGCGVAGGEVGKDFIAKLEQITGREIAASIDDTGNTEAGGNWLLEEGGVDLAQVYFDSGKLGEFDGVLATDSIIINLNYGGTPQTLYDVDGDGYYEIDTTEKLVALSQTTNKTADWSRNYELTGDIRFSSDVLSVDWDGDGMPSDMIGFRPIGYHTGNKASFEGTAFSGKFNGNDHTIYNLYTNRKLYYYTGLFGYVENAKIFALNVTGTIYGRTYTGGLVGKATNSIIEKCSFGGAVQGSGYYAGGLVGLLYSSSTIENCSSKGSVTGGYWAGGLVGGASGISTASIVRSSSSSTVDCGIGAGGLAGVISGSNFISDSFSSGNVNGEAATGGLVAETRGSSSVRFSYSTSRVDGKQSVGGLIGQMHDSSYVSNSYSSGIVNGEKSVGGLVGRSSANNKITNNYALNSQVNGDTDVGRVVGLLLGASLSNNHANRAMRVTGGSVSAKSLSGIDGANISNSPYNAYKDWDQTLWEFPSSHNDHPTLRPDRIVLPNPDTTSAPSNTEASSDSPNDSSSSVTHVVDTSNHSSSNGKDITVKEYASNLNKKYKNEEIDRNQLVDEYIEGLIKYNDDTDDPSSKALRPDKASAAWVQLRGGDADGEASEAAKIIFDNLHYDDTEKNKDKTSLTPEEKKIAEANNKKTKKLNREIKILEKLYSDRGKSFDSEQFIDLFLDEDITTSDRVWRIIKNIEGDSTTSQKRINKIIYGDGANLFDEIYFDTDNSLVFLKQKDVKKIFNSYNKKSKLKELILNSDVNPADAQKEIINLKDDKSSSDYIRVHGDIYNYSTNKVAYLDGDSVVYKDIAELKNNFNEDLYIKQNSEMTKDALEGIYGKASEDVTAFRSFIKKDGSYKQVYSASDSLQCVALIKSVVYSVTDKAPSGSLGNGRYVYSEVGDKSHGLFGDGQDASSAVEPPKEGAVISFHRSNSKRVDTVGHVGIVRSQTELTDHPGVYKLEIFDQNDNPNNVVFIKLETKEILNDNGEKVTVDDGFITVADPETQKKSSLELSGWADPKDLSE encoded by the coding sequence ATGAGACTGGAAGAGAGAATTGTACTTGATGGTGCGGCTGCAGTTGTGGTTGAGCAAGCTGCTCAGGCTATGGCTGATGCGCATATAGTTGATAATACTGCTGACGCAAATGCCACACAGGATTCTCATGCTGAACATGATGCTAAGGACACTGCGAAAGCTGATTCCGGCTCTGCCGAGACTGCAGAAGCACCGGATGTTGCCGCGCTTCTGAAAGCTGTAGCTCCTCAGGGAAATCAGCCTGTCGGTGTTGCTCCTGCCAAAGATAATACAGCTACGGCTGTTCTTAAAGACAACTCTCAGCCTGAAGAAGATCCGGTCACTGTGCTGGTTGCCTCCAGCGGCCTTGCAGATGTTAATGATCTGCTCGGAGCCGCCAAGGAAAATGTGGTTACTGTTACCTATGACGGTGACTCCGCTAATCCTGATGATATTTTCAACAAAATTGAATCCGCTCTCGACGGCAAACAGGCCGCATCCATCGGCTTTGCCTCCCATTCTATTGGCTCCGGTTCCATTCATCTGGGCGGAGATTACTCCGTTGATGCCGATACCCTTCTTTCCAATCTTGAAATGACCGAATTCTGGAAGAATGTCGGCTCGCTTGTTGAATCTGATGGTCATATCGACCTGCTCGGTTGCGGTGTTGCCGGAGGCGAAGTTGGTAAGGATTTCATTGCTAAGCTGGAACAGATCACCGGACGCGAGATTGCCGCAAGTATTGATGATACCGGGAATACTGAAGCAGGTGGCAACTGGCTGCTTGAGGAAGGCGGGGTTGATCTTGCGCAAGTTTATTTTGATAGTGGGAAGTTGGGTGAGTTTGATGGGGTGTTGGCTACTGACTCAATTATAATTAATTTGAATTATGGCGGTACCCCACAAACTTTGTATGACGTTGATGGGGATGGATATTATGAGATTGATACTACTGAAAAATTGGTTGCTTTGTCACAAACAACAAATAAAACAGCAGACTGGTCCCGTAACTATGAACTAACAGGCGATATTCGTTTTAGCTCGGATGTGCTTAGTGTTGATTGGGATGGAGATGGAATGCCGTCTGACATGATAGGTTTTAGGCCGATTGGTTATCACACGGGGAATAAAGCTTCATTTGAGGGAACGGCCTTTAGCGGTAAGTTTAATGGTAATGATCATACAATATACAATTTATATACTAACCGCAAATTATATTATTATACGGGTTTGTTTGGGTATGTTGAAAATGCAAAAATATTTGCGCTAAATGTAACGGGAACGATATACGGAAGGACTTACACAGGTGGTCTAGTAGGAAAAGCAACTAACTCAATAATTGAAAAATGTTCCTTTGGTGGAGCGGTTCAAGGGTCTGGCTATTACGCAGGTGGATTAGTTGGTTTGCTATATAGCTCGTCTACAATAGAAAATTGTTCTTCAAAAGGTAGTGTGACTGGCGGTTATTGGGCTGGAGGATTAGTTGGTGGAGCTTCAGGGATCTCAACAGCATCTATTGTAAGAAGTTCTTCTTCGTCGACAGTTGACTGTGGCATTGGGGCTGGCGGACTTGCTGGTGTAATTTCTGGTTCAAATTTTATTAGTGACAGCTTTTCGAGTGGCAATGTCAATGGTGAAGCTGCAACTGGTGGGCTTGTTGCTGAGACACGAGGATCTAGCTCTGTAAGATTTAGTTATTCAACCAGTAGAGTTGATGGAAAGCAATCTGTTGGTGGGTTGATAGGTCAAATGCATGACTCAAGTTATGTTTCAAATAGCTATTCTTCAGGAATAGTAAATGGAGAAAAAAGTGTTGGCGGTTTAGTTGGAAGGAGCAGTGCAAATAATAAAATTACAAATAACTACGCTCTTAATAGTCAGGTAAATGGGGATACTGATGTCGGTAGAGTTGTAGGGTTGTTGTTAGGGGCTTCACTTTCAAATAATCATGCTAATAGGGCAATGCGTGTGACAGGAGGCTCTGTTAGTGCCAAAAGCTTGAGTGGTATTGATGGCGCAAACATATCAAACTCTCCTTACAATGCTTACAAAGACTGGGATCAAACATTATGGGAATTTCCCTCATCACATAATGATCACCCCACCCTAAGGCCAGACAGGATTGTACTTCCAAATCCTGACACTACTTCTGCTCCCAGCAACACCGAAGCATCAAGCGATAGCCCCAATGACAGCTCTTCTTCTGTAACACATGTTGTCGACACAAGTAATCATTCGTCTTCGAATGGAAAAGATATCACAGTTAAAGAATATGCAAGTAATTTGAATAAGAAATATAAAAATGAGGAAATTGACCGTAATCAGCTAGTAGATGAGTATATTGAAGGTTTGATTAAATATAACGACGACACCGATGATCCTAGTTCAAAGGCATTACGTCCAGACAAAGCCAGTGCTGCATGGGTGCAGCTTCGGGGGGGGGATGCTGATGGTGAGGCCTCTGAAGCTGCAAAGATAATTTTCGATAATCTACATTACGACGACACTGAAAAAAATAAAGATAAAACTTCGCTTACACCTGAAGAAAAAAAGATAGCAGAAGCTAACAATAAAAAAACAAAGAAATTAAATAGAGAAATCAAAATCCTTGAAAAACTTTATTCTGATCGCGGAAAGTCGTTTGACAGTGAGCAGTTTATTGATCTCTTTCTTGATGAAGATATAACCACCAGCGATAGAGTTTGGCGTATAATTAAGAATATAGAAGGGGACTCAACAACTAGCCAAAAAAGGATAAATAAGATTATTTATGGCGACGGAGCGAATTTGTTCGATGAGATTTATTTTGACACGGACAATAGTTTGGTTTTTTTGAAACAAAAAGATGTAAAGAAGATATTCAATTCTTATAATAAGAAAAGTAAACTGAAAGAACTGATACTGAACAGTGATGTGAATCCAGCTGATGCGCAAAAGGAAATTATAAACTTGAAAGATGACAAATCTTCTAGTGATTATATCAGGGTCCATGGGGATATTTATAACTATAGCACGAACAAGGTAGCATACCTTGATGGAGATAGTGTTGTTTATAAGGATATTGCTGAATTAAAAAATAATTTCAATGAAGATTTATACATAAAGCAAAATTCTGAAATGACTAAGGATGCATTGGAGGGTATATATGGTAAGGCTAGTGAGGATGTTACTGCATTTAGAAGTTTTATAAAAAAAGATGGTTCGTATAAGCAAGTATATTCGGCTAGCGACTCTCTTCAATGTGTAGCATTGATTAAGTCTGTAGTTTATTCTGTTACAGATAAAGCACCAAGTGGAAGTTTAGGTAATGGAAGATATGTCTATAGTGAGGTCGGAGATAAATCACATGGCTTGTTTGGAGATGGACAAGATGCAAGTTCGGCAGTCGAACCTCCTAAAGAAGGTGCTGTAATATCATTTCACCGCAGTAATTCTAAAAGAGTAGACACTGTAGGGCATGTAGGAATAGTGCGATCACAAACAGAACTGACAGATCATCCAGGGGTGTATAAGCTAGAAATTTTTGATCAAAACGACAACCCTAATAATGTCGTGTTTATTAAATTAGAAACTAAAGAGATATTAAATGACAATGGTGAAAAAGTAACTGTAGATGACGGTTTTATCACCGTTGCAGACCCAGAAACCCAAAAAAAATCATCTCTTGAGCTTTCTGGTTGGGCAGACCCAAAGGATTTAAGTGAATAA
- a CDS encoding TolC family protein yields MRNENLAKDLSFTQQAEMTLSGQHTNATADKAGEAIMGRAISLREAIDYALKHNLDAAVSEHQVAVQREVLTGSYWRMLPSLMGNAEFSTQDWYTPSSSKSWESGQQSLEPSISHDLETSTQSVELSWNLLNLAVDFQRTFQSKAQLGMSKQLLKRVKQNLIVSVIQAYMRCAIAKDAKDRADDLIARALKRQEIIIKQMKAGSQKKKDALNGQISIIKLRDSVRRYEYDYRQAKKELAQLLGLAPAAQFTIEGINLADVPNEMAMNLPAWEKEALTSRPEMFEMDLREDEAVREADIALTQMFPTLTPFARYSRDDNSYMSRHQWCNVGLRVSWDLFTIPRLSSEQQTGMKRAAVVRKQRQAQALAVLVQLNLAAIEYSDAYESLGIATELEQSQKELQDVIDREVKAGTGESESILLQTNQQYLEARVKRLRAYSDLIIAKAKIYNSMGRSFDQQDLTATGGIVLKHAEAEDDMSYALK; encoded by the coding sequence ATGAGGAACGAGAATCTGGCTAAGGACCTCTCCTTCACCCAACAAGCTGAGATGACCCTTTCGGGTCAGCACACAAATGCCACTGCGGATAAAGCAGGTGAAGCCATTATGGGCAGGGCTATTTCTCTAAGAGAAGCCATTGATTATGCCCTGAAGCATAACCTTGATGCGGCGGTATCCGAACATCAGGTTGCTGTGCAGCGCGAAGTGCTGACCGGATCGTACTGGCGCATGCTTCCTTCCCTAATGGGTAATGCGGAATTTTCCACGCAGGATTGGTATACTCCCAGTTCTTCCAAGAGTTGGGAAAGCGGACAGCAATCTCTGGAACCTTCCATTTCGCACGATCTGGAGACTTCTACCCAGTCTGTGGAATTGTCATGGAACCTGCTTAATCTGGCGGTTGATTTCCAGCGCACATTTCAGTCCAAAGCACAGCTTGGCATGAGCAAGCAACTGCTTAAGCGTGTGAAACAGAACCTGATTGTAAGTGTTATTCAGGCTTACATGCGCTGCGCCATTGCCAAGGATGCCAAAGACCGGGCTGATGACCTGATTGCCCGTGCTTTGAAGCGGCAGGAAATTATTATCAAACAGATGAAAGCCGGGAGCCAGAAAAAGAAAGATGCTTTGAATGGCCAGATTTCAATCATCAAACTTCGTGATAGCGTTCGCCGCTATGAATATGATTACCGTCAGGCCAAGAAGGAACTTGCACAACTGCTGGGTCTTGCACCTGCTGCGCAATTTACGATTGAAGGTATCAACCTTGCCGATGTTCCCAATGAAATGGCTATGAACCTTCCGGCATGGGAAAAGGAAGCACTGACATCGCGCCCTGAAATGTTTGAGATGGACCTTAGGGAAGACGAGGCCGTACGTGAGGCGGATATAGCTCTTACCCAGATGTTCCCGACCCTGACTCCTTTTGCCCGCTACAGCCGCGATGACAACTCATATATGTCACGCCACCAGTGGTGCAATGTTGGACTGCGCGTATCATGGGATCTATTTACCATTCCGCGTCTTTCTTCCGAACAGCAGACGGGTATGAAACGGGCTGCGGTGGTGCGTAAACAGCGGCAGGCACAGGCTCTGGCTGTTCTTGTACAGTTGAACTTGGCTGCCATTGAATATAGTGACGCCTACGAATCCCTTGGCATAGCTACCGAGCTTGAACAGAGCCAGAAAGAACTTCAGGATGTGATTGATCGGGAAGTTAAAGCTGGTACTGGCGAGAGTGAAAGTATTTTGTTGCAGACCAACCAGCAGTATCTTGAAGCTCGTGTAAAAAGGCTGCGCGCATATTCAGATCTGATCATTGCCAAGGCAAAAATTTACAATTCAATGGGCCGTAGCTTCGACCAGCAGGACTTGACCGCCACCGGCGGAATCGTCCTCAAACATGCTGAAGCCGAGGATGATATGTCCTACGCCCTGAAATAG
- a CDS encoding DUF6527 family protein — protein sequence MNLLTDERPCWRVKIHKNNTASLHPSVNRQKGCCSHFWFKKGRVVWCDDAE from the coding sequence ATGAACCTCCTTACTGACGAGAGACCGTGTTGGCGAGTTAAAATACATAAAAACAATACAGCTAGTTTGCATCCTTCAGTCAATAGACAGAAGGGGTGTTGCTCTCATTTTTGGTTTAAAAAAGGGCGAGTTGTGTGGTGTGATGATGCTGAGTAG